The nucleotide window TTTTTGTGACTTACCGCAGAGGCGCCTTTCTGACCCCAAACAGCCGCGTGCCGCTGACAGGGCAAACTACCTATCTGAAATGCGCCAACCGCTCCTATAAGGTAGAGAAGACGGCCAGCGGCTTTCAGCTCGCCGAGCAGCCCAAAGCAGCCCGGTAGATTTTCTACCCGCATACCGTCTAGGTGATTTTCAACATCTGAGCAACAAAAAGCTGCCTACCGGACCACGATTTCCACGCGCCGGTTGCGGGGCCGTTGCTGCGGGTCGCGGTTGTCGGCCACGGGGCGGGTGCCGCCGTAGCCCCGGGCCGTGAGCCGCACCGAATCGATGCCCTGTTGCACGAGGTAGCGCCGCACCACCTGGGCCCGTTGCTCGGAGAGACGCAGGTTTTTGGCCGGCTCGCCCACGTTGTCGGTATGGCCGGCTATTTCGAGCTGCAACCCGGGCTGCTCACGAAGCTTTTTGGCCAGGGCATTCAGCGCCGGGCGGGAAGTAGGCAGCAGCGTGGCCGTGCTCTGGGTGAAATACAGGTTGGACAAGGTCACGGCCGCTCCTTTGCTCAAGGCGCTCAGGTCGGGCAGCTCTACGACCGGCTCCGCTACCCGAACTACCACCGGCTTGGGAACCGCCACTACCGACCGGGCCGGCCGGGCTGCGGCCACCCTTGGCTTAGGCCCGGCTGCTGGCACTTTCGTGGGCTTAAGGGCTACCACCACAGGCTCCGGCAGCGGCCGGGGCAGCTCCGGATACAGAAACTGCTTGGGAATTACCGTCGTACCAGTCCGGTCCCTGGCGGCAAAAGCGGCTTCCAGCGTGGTGGGGTGGCCCAGCGCCGCGGGCCGCGCCCACGACAAAACCGCCCGCGAAACGCCCTGCACATTCTTGTAGGCCAGGTCAATCCGGTAAAAATACCCCGCCTCCAACTGGTAGACCATGTCCACCGGAATCGGGGGCTTGCGGGAGCCGAAGTATTCCGGCTCGTACTTTTCCATGGTTAGCACGTCGTCGCCGGCAAAGCGCACGTCGGTAGCGTCGTCCCACTCGGTATGCAGCACGTAGATTCCTGATTCGGGGGCGTAGACATAGCCCGTCCAGCGCACCGAGAAGCCCGCGCCGGGTGCGCCGGGGGCGGGGGCTGCGCCGCGCCAGGTCACGTTTACCACCGGCTCCACCCGACTATGCACCGCCGCGCCCCGCACCGAGCCGGCATAGTAGGTAGCCTGCAGCCCGATGCCACCGGGCACCTTGCCGGCCACGGTCACGCCCCGGCTGGGCTTAACGGCCGTAGAGGTTGTCGGAGCAGCTTTTTTGCCCGGCGGGGCCGATACAATATGAATGGTACCACCGGCTGCCGCTGCTTTCGGGGTTACAAAAGGCTGGGCCGTAACGGGCAGGGTCAGGTACAAGTTGCTGGTTGGAATCGGCTTCGGCTCCGCCGTAGAGCCCGGCAGCCGCCAGGCCAGCAAGGCCTTTGTGACGCGCTCTACCTGGTAATACTCGACCCGCACGGAGTAGTAGCGGCCGGCCGTAAGCTTCATAGTGGCACTGTCGCGCTTGGTGGGCTGGTCGGCCCAGGAGTTTAATAGCGGCCGGCCCCCAATCCAGACGCGCATACCGTCGTCGGTAGCCATTTGAAACGTGTACACGCCCGTTTTGGGGGCATACAAAAAGCCCGTCCAGCGCACCGAAAACCACGTTCCGGGCACGCCCGGGCCGGGCGACACAGCGTATCTGACGGGCTGGCCGGGGCCGTTTTGCCGCCGGCTCCAGTCGAAGTCAATGGCAGCATCGGTGCGGGTCAGTACCAGCTTTTCGAAGTTCTTGCCCTCGTAATACTGCCCGCGCAGGCCGTGCTCGGTGGGGCGGGCTGGAGTCTGGGCAGGCAGGGCCCGGCCGGGCAGCAGCAGTAGAAGGGCAGCGAAAACTCGGCTCAGTAGAGGTAGACGCATAGCAACGGTAGATAAAGCAGGATTATGACCCCAATAAAGGCAGGTAAGGCTCTTAGGCAACGCTGGAGGGCCGGGTAAAATTGGATTCCGGAATTTCCTGCCTTATCTTCGCTTTGTTACTTATCCAGAAAGACCGAGGGACTGGGCCCGACGACGTCTTGGCAACCTGAAATAAAACAAGGTGCCAACTCCCATTCCGTAGCTCCGGCTCCGGGAGAAGATAAGTGCAGGACGCGCCCCCACGCGGCTCTTTCTGGATAGGCACTTTTTCGCCGCTAGTTTCCTTAGAAGAGCCGATATGCAACCGACGACGTCTCGCCCCGATTCCCCGCTTTACGACATTCTGCAGCAGCGCATCCTCGTGCTCGATGGCGCCATGGGCACCATGATTCAGCGCCACACGCTGGACGAGGCCGACTTCCGCGGGACCCGCTTTGCGGACCACCCCAAGCCTCTGCGCGGCAACAATGACTTGCTTAGCCTGACCCGTCCCGACATCATCCGGGGTATTCACGCCGACTACTTCGCCGCCGGGGCCGACATGGTGGAAACCAACACGTTCAGCGGCACCACCATTGCCCAGGCCGACTACGGGCTGGAGCATATCGTGTATGAGCTCAACTTCGAGTCGGCGCGCATAGCCAAGGAAGTAGCCGACGAATTTACGGCGCAGAACCCCGACAAGCCCCGCTTCGTGGCCGGCGCCATTGGGCCCACCAACCGCACGGCTTCGTTGTCGCCCGACGTGAACCGGCCCGGTTTCCGCGCCGTAACCTTCGACGAGCTGGCTACTGCCTACTTGGAGCAGGTGCGCGGGCTGGTGGAAGGCGGCTCCGATACGCTGCTGATTGAAACCATCTTCGACACGCTCAACGCCAAAGCGGCCCTGTATGCGGTGCAGAAGTTCTTCGACGAGGGCGGCAAGGTCGTGCCCGTCATGATTTCGGGCACCATCACCGACGCTTCGGGCCGGACGCTGTCGGGCCAGACGGTGGAGGCTTTCTGGAACTCTATCAGCCACTTGCCCTTGCTGAGCGTGGGCCTGAACTGCGCCCTGGGCGCCGACCAGCTGCAGGTGTACGTGAAAGAGCTGAGCCGCATTGCCGACGTGCATATCTCGGCCTACCCCAACGCGGGCCTGCCCAATGCCTTCGGCGGCTACGACGAGTCGGCCCAGGAATTTGCGGCCGTGGTGGAAAACTACCTTAAGGACGGCATTGTCACGGTGGCCGGCGGCTGCTGCGGCACCACGCCCCAGCACATTGCCGAGCTGGCCAAGCTGGCCGAGAAATACCAGCCCCGCAAGCTGCCCCAGGTGCCCAAGGCCACCCGCCTGGCCGGTCTGGAGCCCTTCGGCATCTACCCCGATTCGCTGTTTGTGAACGTGGGCGAGCGGTGCAACGTGACCGGCTCCCGCGCCTTTGCCCGCCTCATCCGCACCGGCGCCTACGAGCAGGCCCTGCAAGTGGCCCGCGACCAGGTGGAAGGCGGCGCCCAGGTCCTCGACGTGAACATGGACGAAGGCATGCTCGACTCGGAGCAGGCCATGACGACGTTCCTGAACCTGATTGCCTCCGAGCCCGACATTTCCCGGGTGCCGGTCATGATTGACTCCTCGAAGTGGAGCGTGCTCGAAGCCGGCCTCAAGTGCGTGCAGGGCAAGAGCATCGTCAACTCGATTTCGCTCAAGGAAGGCGAGGAAGTATTTAAGGAGCGGGCCCGCACCGTGCGCGCCTACGGGGCGGCCATGGTGGTCATGGCCTTCGACGAAAACGGCCAGGCCGACTCCTTCGAGAAGCGCATCGAAATCTGTAAGCGCAGCTACGATATTCTGGTCAACGAAGTCGGTTTCCCGGCCCAGGACATCATTTTCGACCCCAACATCCTGACCGTGGGCACCGGCATGGAGGAACACCGCAATTACGCGCTGGACTTCATCGAGGCCATTCGTTGGATCAAGCAGAACCTGCCCGGCGCCCTGACTTCCGGGGGCGTGTCGAACATCAGCTTCAGCTTCCGCGGCAACGACGTGGTGCGCGAGGCCATGCACTCGGCCTTCCTTTACCACGCCATCCGGGCCGGTCTGGATATGGGCATCGTCAACCCCAGCCAGCTGGGCGTCTACGACGAGATTCCGAAAGACTTGCTGGAGCTGGTGGAAGACGTGCTGCTCAACCGCCGCCCCGACGCCACCGAGCGCCTCGTCGACTTTGCCGACACGGTAAAACAGAAAGACAAGGCCGAAGTAGTGGCCGATGCCTGGCGCAGCCTGCCGGTAGCCGAGCGGCTGCAACACGCTTTGGTGAAAGGCATTACCGAGTTTATCGACCAGGACACCGAGGAGGTACGCCAGCAGGTGGGCCGCCCGCTGGAAGTTATTGAAGGCCCGCTGATGGCCGGCATGAACGTGGTGGGTGACCTGTTTGGGGCCGGCAAAATGTTCTTGCCCCAGGTGGTAAAATCAGCCCGGGTGATGAAGAAGGCCGTGGCCTACCTGGAGCCCTACCTGCTGGCCGATAAGCAGGGTTCAGAGCGGCAAACGGCGGGTAAAATCCTGCTGGCCACCGTGAAAGGCGACGTGCACGACATCGGCAAGAACATCGTGGGCGTAGTCTTGGCCTGCAACAACTTCGACATCGTGGACCTGGGCGTGATGGTGCCCCTGGAAAAGATTCTGGACGAAGCCGTGAAGCAGGAGGTCGACGTTATCGGCCTCAGCGGC belongs to Hymenobacter cellulosilyticus and includes:
- a CDS encoding PA14 domain-containing protein is translated as MRLPLLSRVFAALLLLLPGRALPAQTPARPTEHGLRGQYYEGKNFEKLVLTRTDAAIDFDWSRRQNGPGQPVRYAVSPGPGVPGTWFSVRWTGFLYAPKTGVYTFQMATDDGMRVWIGGRPLLNSWADQPTKRDSATMKLTAGRYYSVRVEYYQVERVTKALLAWRLPGSTAEPKPIPTSNLYLTLPVTAQPFVTPKAAAAGGTIHIVSAPPGKKAAPTTSTAVKPSRGVTVAGKVPGGIGLQATYYAGSVRGAAVHSRVEPVVNVTWRGAAPAPGAPGAGFSVRWTGYVYAPESGIYVLHTEWDDATDVRFAGDDVLTMEKYEPEYFGSRKPPIPVDMVYQLEAGYFYRIDLAYKNVQGVSRAVLSWARPAALGHPTTLEAAFAARDRTGTTVIPKQFLYPELPRPLPEPVVVALKPTKVPAAGPKPRVAAARPARSVVAVPKPVVVRVAEPVVELPDLSALSKGAAVTLSNLYFTQSTATLLPTSRPALNALAKKLREQPGLQLEIAGHTDNVGEPAKNLRLSEQRAQVVRRYLVQQGIDSVRLTARGYGGTRPVADNRDPQQRPRNRRVEIVVR